In Aristaeella hokkaidonensis, the following are encoded in one genomic region:
- a CDS encoding helix-turn-helix domain-containing protein produces the protein MGRKSTKENKSIWQTTREELGLTREKAGELVPGFSPERIEKIENGRTQIQPEDVILLAEHYRAPALLNYYCCNECPIGETQVVRAESKELTQIAVETLNAVNQMDRIKNRLLEIAEDGQVRSDEYEDFMKIKGVLDRIAQSVSNLRLWMDEQIAENKFGTAEPPMN, from the coding sequence ATGGGCAGAAAGTCGACAAAGGAGAATAAATCCATCTGGCAGACAACGCGTGAAGAGCTGGGACTGACCCGTGAAAAGGCCGGTGAACTGGTTCCCGGTTTCTCTCCGGAGCGCATTGAGAAGATTGAGAACGGTCGTACACAGATTCAGCCTGAGGACGTGATCCTGCTGGCTGAGCATTATCGTGCTCCCGCCCTGCTCAATTACTACTGCTGCAATGAATGCCCCATCGGTGAAACCCAGGTGGTCCGGGCGGAATCCAAGGAACTGACCCAGATTGCCGTGGAAACCCTGAACGCCGTTAACCAGATGGACCGCATCAAGAACCGCCTGCTGGAGATTGCTGAAGACGGTCAGGTACGTTCAGATGAATACGAAGACTTTATGAAGATCAAGGGTGTCCTGGACCGGATCGCCCAGAGCGTTTCCAACCTCCGGCTGTGGATGGATGAGCAGATCGCCGAAAACAAATTCGGCACTGCCGAACCGCCTATGAACTGA
- a CDS encoding SH3 domain-containing protein produces MNRFAKIYLCLAVLLLLLLGASASAETTVTFSPENPRMGDYVDVTVTPGRQGAIGVRYELSTSKGVVFKDKDKELSKHYTASFRPREQGTYTLTAIVSYGKKDEESVSITIPVSGTAEIQEGSDVLYSQKDGWWHDKTYSKKHHRSLEKAGCAIFTLSHVLQRMGVTGEEVMPDKLATKYSGMYIEGRGTDNERLLMTAGENYGFQTHHDLIESEPELKIWLNQGCRFSFMIVIGHIALADGLSEDGTKVHVVDSAPGATTERIKKASMYIQKDDGTFAAVASPEEIPGCRWFFETGEYGGLEYWLDLSYCAKQGMRPVRTSWLKLNGESVADMEYAGALVSKVTLAGSEEAQRVNTRDLQWTTTGSETPQLIQVTGKKGASFTDGNGKKKDGISKAIPYGSMAFVIGITDKQYYIAWKDSFGFISKESAELLPVSEDSFRTGLIALNGKTAGTSPVTVRKEPSTKAKSIGEWKPGTPIAVISEKGDFYYVEGKGLRGWVNQKFIKLEGEENDGQKVDKGE; encoded by the coding sequence ATGAACAGATTTGCGAAAATATATCTCTGCCTTGCGGTACTGCTGTTGCTGCTGCTCGGCGCGTCAGCCTCGGCAGAGACCACAGTGACTTTCTCTCCTGAAAACCCGAGGATGGGTGATTACGTGGATGTGACGGTCACTCCCGGACGGCAGGGTGCTATCGGCGTGCGTTATGAGCTAAGTACGTCAAAGGGTGTGGTTTTCAAAGATAAGGACAAGGAGCTTTCCAAGCACTACACCGCCTCCTTCCGTCCCCGTGAACAGGGCACCTACACACTGACCGCCATCGTATCCTACGGCAAAAAGGATGAGGAATCCGTCAGCATTACCATCCCGGTTTCCGGCACTGCCGAAATCCAGGAAGGTTCGGATGTGCTGTACAGCCAGAAGGACGGCTGGTGGCACGACAAAACTTACTCAAAGAAGCACCACCGTTCTCTGGAGAAAGCCGGCTGCGCCATCTTCACTCTCAGCCACGTCCTGCAGCGAATGGGCGTCACCGGTGAGGAAGTAATGCCGGACAAGCTGGCAACCAAATACTCCGGCATGTATATCGAAGGCCGCGGGACAGACAACGAGCGTCTGCTGATGACCGCCGGAGAAAATTACGGTTTCCAGACACATCACGATCTGATCGAATCGGAACCCGAACTGAAGATCTGGCTCAACCAGGGCTGCCGGTTCAGCTTTATGATTGTTATCGGTCATATCGCCCTGGCGGATGGTCTGAGTGAAGACGGAACGAAAGTACATGTGGTTGACTCCGCCCCCGGTGCTACAACAGAGCGGATCAAGAAAGCCTCCATGTACATTCAGAAAGACGACGGCACTTTCGCCGCGGTTGCCTCTCCCGAGGAAATCCCAGGCTGCCGCTGGTTCTTTGAAACCGGTGAATACGGCGGCCTGGAATACTGGCTGGACCTGTCCTACTGTGCAAAGCAGGGCATGCGGCCGGTCCGGACTTCCTGGCTGAAGCTGAATGGTGAATCCGTTGCGGATATGGAATACGCCGGTGCGCTGGTTTCCAAGGTGACCCTCGCAGGTTCGGAAGAAGCCCAGCGGGTGAACACCCGTGATCTGCAGTGGACCACAACCGGTTCCGAAACTCCACAGCTTATCCAGGTTACCGGCAAGAAGGGCGCTTCCTTCACTGACGGCAACGGTAAGAAGAAGGATGGCATCTCCAAAGCGATTCCCTATGGCTCCATGGCGTTTGTCATTGGGATTACTGATAAGCAGTATTACATTGCCTGGAAGGACAGCTTCGGGTTTATCAGCAAGGAATCAGCTGAGCTGCTCCCGGTTTCTGAAGACAGCTTCCGCACCGGGCTGATTGCCCTGAACGGCAAAACAGCAGGAACTTCTCCCGTTACTGTTCGGAAAGAGCCTTCCACCAAGGCAAAAAGTATCGGCGAATGGAAGCCGGGGACTCCCATCGCCGTTATATCCGAAAAAGGGGACTTCTATTACGTGGAGGGTAAGGGGCTCCGCGGATGGGTCAATCAGAAATTCATAAAACTGGAAGGGGAAGAGAACGATGGGCAGAAAGTCGACAAAGGAGAATAA
- a CDS encoding SH3 domain-containing protein has translation MKKRLLVMITIVIMLMLLLPAAHADGYTTWDPVNQAYMYNDAHYGIVICTKMNVRNQPSTSGSTYGSIRNGQPVKILGVTQDGNFYLLDLASCGISSDQYYGYAKASLIKIDPEYLIASRLLNLYATPWGDGMKNGEQTNRAFLVISEENGWYAVQATETTPGTAFIRTKDAPANYTGRYIVTWDTDLYDDNTMAKYQSVKRFTVGSLIGVSGDYSRMLFNEGTANEFYAWVYNQYLAPVIN, from the coding sequence ATGAAGAAACGTTTACTGGTCATGATAACCATCGTTATTATGCTTATGCTTCTCCTTCCCGCTGCGCATGCAGACGGCTACACCACCTGGGATCCTGTAAACCAGGCGTATATGTATAACGATGCCCACTACGGCATTGTCATTTGTACCAAAATGAATGTCCGGAATCAGCCTTCCACCAGCGGCTCCACCTATGGATCCATCCGCAACGGGCAGCCCGTTAAAATTCTGGGAGTCACGCAGGACGGAAACTTCTATCTGCTGGATCTTGCCTCCTGCGGAATTTCCAGTGATCAGTATTACGGATATGCAAAAGCAAGCCTCATCAAGATTGATCCGGAATATCTTATTGCTTCAAGGCTGCTGAATCTGTATGCCACCCCTTGGGGAGACGGCATGAAAAACGGAGAGCAGACCAACCGTGCATTCCTGGTCATTTCTGAAGAAAACGGATGGTATGCTGTACAGGCCACTGAAACAACACCGGGAACAGCCTTTATCAGGACAAAAGATGCTCCGGCAAACTATACCGGCAGATATATCGTCACATGGGACACAGATTTGTACGATGACAATACCATGGCGAAATACCAGTCCGTTAAGCGTTTCACTGTCGGCAGCCTGATCGGTGTCAGCGGAGATTATTCCCGGATGCTGTTTAATGAAGGAACCGCTAATGAGTTCTATGCATGGGTATACAACCAATATCTCGCTCCTGTGATCAACTGA
- a CDS encoding family 43 glycosylhydrolase — protein MNRKSFVKGANPYMPLWEHVPDGEPRVFTHNGEERVYVYGSHDTERAEYCGRDYVVWSAPVTDLTDWKCHGTCYKAEDDSILYAPDVVKKGDTYYMYAAEQKGSRIMVASSDKPWGPFTNPVLTELGFDPGVLVDDDGRVYAYWGFCKSYCAELNEDMATIIPGTLRENPIPHCRAAWSPEDDAFGWESFFEASSPRKMFGKYVYIFSRRVNEPVPELGVYDDCNGFLSYMWSDWPLGGWQWGGDISFNGGEILTDAEGKGIMTFRWGNNHGSVMEVNGQWYVFYHRQTGLNEYSRQAMLEPVDAVLGKNGKVWIGKVDYLDGEPVASRPVEMTSQGPQVNGINAREWISAGYTCHMHGGQETAWIEPVYEQHEDVSAKVMNITDGLTLGFRYLQFGLNTPKNITVVMNTEAKAAVSVRLDTPGGREIAWLEAEGGEVTVPLKSGVTGKHAVYFVFNLPEGKAEMDRFTFDD, from the coding sequence ATGAACCGGAAGTCGTTTGTAAAAGGTGCCAATCCCTATATGCCCCTGTGGGAGCATGTGCCGGACGGAGAACCCCGTGTGTTTACCCATAACGGAGAAGAACGGGTATATGTATACGGTTCCCATGATACTGAAAGGGCGGAATATTGTGGCCGGGACTATGTGGTCTGGTCTGCACCGGTAACTGACCTGACAGACTGGAAGTGCCATGGAACCTGCTACAAGGCGGAGGATGACAGCATTCTCTATGCTCCGGACGTGGTGAAGAAGGGCGATACCTATTACATGTATGCCGCGGAGCAGAAGGGCTCCCGGATCATGGTAGCCAGTTCTGACAAGCCCTGGGGACCTTTTACGAACCCTGTGCTGACAGAACTGGGTTTTGATCCCGGCGTCCTGGTGGACGACGACGGAAGGGTCTATGCCTACTGGGGCTTCTGCAAGTCCTACTGTGCGGAACTGAACGAGGATATGGCGACAATTATCCCGGGTACGCTGCGGGAGAATCCGATTCCGCACTGCCGGGCGGCCTGGTCTCCGGAAGATGACGCTTTCGGCTGGGAATCCTTCTTTGAAGCCTCCAGCCCGCGGAAAATGTTCGGCAAGTATGTATATATCTTCTCCCGCCGGGTGAACGAGCCTGTGCCGGAACTGGGCGTATACGATGACTGCAACGGCTTCCTGTCCTATATGTGGAGCGACTGGCCGCTGGGCGGCTGGCAGTGGGGCGGAGATATCAGTTTCAACGGCGGGGAGATCCTGACGGATGCGGAAGGGAAGGGAATCATGACTTTCCGCTGGGGCAACAACCATGGCTCTGTTATGGAAGTGAACGGGCAGTGGTATGTGTTCTATCATCGGCAGACCGGCCTGAATGAGTATTCCCGCCAGGCGATGCTGGAACCTGTGGACGCGGTACTGGGCAAGAACGGAAAGGTCTGGATCGGCAAGGTGGATTACCTGGACGGCGAACCTGTTGCTTCCCGCCCTGTGGAAATGACTTCCCAGGGGCCGCAGGTCAACGGCATCAATGCCCGGGAATGGATATCTGCCGGATACACCTGTCATATGCATGGCGGGCAGGAGACCGCCTGGATTGAACCTGTATATGAGCAGCACGAGGATGTCTCCGCCAAGGTAATGAACATCACGGACGGCCTGACACTGGGCTTCCGTTATCTGCAGTTCGGCTTGAATACACCGAAGAACATCACCGTTGTGATGAACACAGAGGCAAAGGCCGCGGTAAGCGTCCGCCTGGACACTCCCGGAGGCCGGGAGATTGCCTGGCTGGAAGCTGAAGGCGGGGAAGTGACTGTTCCGCTCAAGAGCGGTGTGACCGGAAAACACGCAGTTTACTTTGTGTTTAATCTGCCGGAAGGCAAGGCGGAGATGGACCGGTTCACCTTTGACGACTGA
- a CDS encoding GNAT family N-acetyltransferase: MNYRKMFNNMHPGFFDDSGIKGMPKDWTFSELIMDLRNDSPREVVPHCPESITFGEYKGDISQLKKAVYEVDEDWVQYFGEWSRVFCAFDQDKVVAFCILSDLGMQDNLKVGGPGCVGTIPTYREKGIGLELVRRATDLLKKDKYDVSWIHYTHLENWYKKLGYKTVLKWNSDGIVMEKQYEE; encoded by the coding sequence ATGAATTATAGAAAAATGTTTAATAATATGCATCCCGGATTCTTTGATGACTCAGGAATAAAAGGAATGCCAAAGGATTGGACGTTTTCGGAACTGATAATGGATTTGCGCAATGATTCACCGCGTGAAGTAGTGCCTCATTGCCCTGAGAGTATTACCTTTGGCGAATATAAAGGCGATATCAGCCAGCTTAAGAAAGCTGTATATGAAGTGGACGAGGACTGGGTACAGTATTTCGGAGAATGGAGCAGGGTTTTTTGTGCCTTTGACCAGGATAAGGTAGTTGCATTCTGCATATTAAGTGATTTGGGAATGCAGGATAATCTTAAGGTAGGCGGACCAGGTTGTGTCGGAACCATTCCAACGTATCGGGAGAAGGGCATTGGACTTGAGTTGGTCAGGAGAGCGACTGATTTACTGAAAAAGGATAAATACGACGTTTCATGGATACATTATACCCATCTTGAAAACTGGTACAAAAAGCTGGGATACAAAACAGTTCTGAAATGGAACTCTGACGGAATTGTTATGGAGAAACAATATGAAGAATAA
- a CDS encoding HIT family protein, whose amino-acid sequence MEDCVFCKIGSGEIQGLRICEDDEALAFMDISKDYDGHILVIPKKHYRYVTDCPEDVACKVWSMVQKISKHLIEDCGYDGADIMSANSPVSQSLPHFHVHIIPRKIGDRLGNPGEWPKPEGAEEDLRVMHERLKMI is encoded by the coding sequence ATGGAAGACTGTGTATTTTGCAAAATAGGTTCCGGTGAGATACAAGGGCTCAGAATCTGTGAAGATGACGAGGCTCTCGCGTTCATGGACATCTCGAAGGATTATGACGGACATATTCTTGTTATACCCAAGAAGCACTATCGATACGTGACAGATTGTCCCGAAGATGTGGCTTGCAAGGTTTGGTCCATGGTACAGAAGATCAGTAAACATCTGATTGAAGACTGCGGTTACGACGGAGCCGACATCATGTCGGCCAACAGTCCCGTGAGCCAGTCACTCCCTCATTTTCATGTGCACATAATCCCGAGAAAAATCGGGGATCGACTGGGAAACCCTGGAGAATGGCCTAAGCCGGAAGGGGCTGAGGAAGATTTGCGCGTTATGCACGAAAGGCTGAAAATGATCTGA
- a CDS encoding NUDIX hydrolase: MEENMTVDEYIDYYKKNGYIKEMRKFVGHAPIMSCACGVIIENNDGEILLQKRRDNGRWAIIGGSMEMGETFEEAVKREAKEESGLSLGKLEVFKLLSGRKRIIEYPNGDVTFGPGIVFITKEFEGKIVNDPEEVMEHRFFKHTELPGELNGYDSDIILEWAAGKA; the protein is encoded by the coding sequence ATGGAGGAAAACATGACGGTTGACGAATACATCGATTATTATAAAAAGAATGGTTATATCAAGGAGATGCGCAAATTTGTGGGGCATGCGCCGATCATGAGCTGTGCATGTGGCGTAATCATCGAGAATAACGATGGGGAGATATTGCTGCAAAAACGCCGGGACAATGGTCGCTGGGCAATCATAGGCGGATCCATGGAAATGGGAGAGACTTTTGAAGAAGCGGTTAAACGTGAGGCTAAAGAAGAATCTGGACTGTCATTGGGAAAGCTGGAAGTGTTTAAGCTTCTCTCAGGTCGAAAGCGTATTATCGAATATCCCAATGGAGATGTTACTTTTGGACCGGGCATCGTATTTATCACAAAGGAGTTCGAAGGCAAAATTGTGAATGACCCCGAAGAGGTCATGGAACACAGATTCTTTAAACACACAGAACTGCCCGGTGAGCTTAATGGCTACGATTCTGATATCATACTCGAATGGGCTGCGGGAAAAGCTTAA
- a CDS encoding GNAT family N-acetyltransferase gives MYRLQNGKLTLVYNPFTEDWDAARLIEKAEEILSGRYVTYCAYEGNHVIGEIMLIPRLNKGRLIIDSFHVSRDYRHRGIGRALFEAARQEALKMGAHALYASCCSSEETINFYTAMGFRLSSDPIPSLAEAEPYDLQMECMIVREMQ, from the coding sequence GTGTATCGCCTGCAGAACGGGAAGCTGACACTGGTTTACAATCCCTTCACTGAGGATTGGGATGCCGCGCGTCTTATCGAAAAAGCTGAAGAGATTCTCAGCGGGCGGTACGTGACATATTGCGCTTATGAAGGAAATCACGTAATTGGCGAAATCATGCTGATTCCCAGGCTGAACAAAGGCCGGCTTATTATTGACAGCTTCCATGTTTCCAGGGATTACCGCCATCGTGGAATCGGCAGAGCCTTGTTTGAAGCCGCCAGACAGGAAGCCCTGAAGATGGGAGCTCATGCTTTGTATGCATCCTGCTGCTCTTCTGAAGAAACAATAAACTTCTACACCGCCATGGGGTTCCGCCTCAGTTCTGACCCTATTCCTTCCCTTGCTGAGGCAGAGCCTTATGATCTGCAGATGGAATGTATGATTGTCCGGGAAATGCAATAA
- a CDS encoding GNAT family N-acetyltransferase, translating into MMIETKHLILRNWQESDAPALYQLCRDETLRKSGVAFLESIQDAEEAIQFWAKGDQFKAIIHRESTELIGFISLGDMNRYEGYVELEYAIAADYRNRGFATEAVKRMVDYGFSELGLAVIAAWVRSHNAESTRVLEKCAFTLEGRLRKHARDQSDTLCYSILREEWESMTISGV; encoded by the coding sequence ATGATGATTGAAACTAAGCATCTGATATTACGAAACTGGCAGGAAAGTGATGCCCCGGCGCTATATCAATTATGCCGGGATGAAACACTTCGCAAAAGCGGTGTGGCATTTCTCGAATCCATTCAGGATGCCGAGGAAGCTATACAATTCTGGGCTAAGGGCGATCAATTCAAGGCGATTATTCACCGCGAAAGCACTGAATTGATCGGTTTCATCAGTCTGGGAGACATGAACCGGTACGAGGGCTATGTGGAGTTGGAATACGCAATCGCGGCAGATTATCGTAACAGAGGATTTGCCACAGAAGCAGTAAAGCGCATGGTCGATTATGGATTTTCTGAACTGGGCCTGGCGGTGATTGCGGCCTGGGTCCGTTCCCATAATGCTGAAAGTACCCGGGTATTGGAGAAATGTGCCTTCACATTAGAGGGCAGGCTTCGAAAGCACGCAAGAGATCAGAGCGATACGTTGTGTTATTCTATATTGAGGGAAGAATGGGAGAGTATGACCATTTCTGGCGTGTAA
- a CDS encoding inorganic pyrophosphatase yields MNDYNEDFWNALDELVNTSEIVIDRPKGSAHPRFPDFIYRVDYGYLKNTSSMDGAGIDVWVGSGKKTVDAVMCIVDLMKRDSEIKILIGCTEEEKMEVYKTHNETQYMKGVLIRR; encoded by the coding sequence ATGAATGATTATAATGAGGATTTCTGGAATGCACTGGATGAGCTGGTGAACACTTCCGAAATTGTCATCGACAGACCAAAAGGATCTGCCCATCCAAGATTCCCGGATTTCATATATCGGGTTGACTATGGTTATCTGAAAAACACTTCCTCTATGGACGGAGCAGGAATTGACGTATGGGTCGGCAGCGGCAAGAAAACAGTCGATGCCGTCATGTGCATTGTCGATTTGATGAAGCGGGACTCTGAGATCAAGATACTGATTGGCTGTACAGAAGAGGAAAAGATGGAAGTATATAAAACGCATAATGAAACGCAGTATATGAAAGGCGTTTTGATACGTCGATAA
- a CDS encoding peptidoglycan-binding domain-containing protein, which translates to MFRNKMLRFLLILSLCISMTVPALAYEGTTLYNGCSGEEVRVMQQALIDLGYLEGKADGKYGDKTEEAVRAFQRKNGLTPDGLAGKDTRSLLESARNGSSKAATGNAAKPSAYNEGTLYNGCSGEEVRAMQQELIDLGYLEGKADGKFGNKTEKAVKDFQRKNGLTEDGLAGKKTRSVLDLVYKRKNSPKEMTAAQIQVYDEREGIDWTPKENKARQILNAEGHSTDGLNYIEHSFAPKGGSALPFDYYSLSFYKSKETSVYDCTYAVHLDPNGKLVLMDTEDFGGKKLTHIDDPVAGDVNNDLMNKAKEEIKRFLKRYGYSSLVKKVSKLKVSQISVSNDNEDIYYTFSEAFMIRVRVAPTLRIDYFCYNGQ; encoded by the coding sequence ATGTTCAGAAACAAGATGCTTCGTTTCCTTTTGATCCTTTCTTTATGTATATCCATGACTGTGCCGGCCCTGGCTTATGAAGGGACAACCCTCTATAATGGATGCAGCGGGGAAGAAGTCCGGGTAATGCAGCAGGCGCTGATTGATCTGGGCTATCTCGAAGGAAAGGCTGACGGCAAATATGGCGATAAAACCGAAGAAGCTGTTCGAGCATTCCAACGCAAAAATGGTTTGACACCCGATGGCCTGGCTGGAAAAGACACCCGTTCACTGCTGGAATCGGCACGGAACGGCAGCAGTAAAGCTGCAACAGGGAATGCTGCCAAACCTTCGGCATACAACGAGGGGACCCTCTATAACGGATGCAGCGGAGAAGAGGTTCGTGCAATGCAGCAGGAGCTGATTGATCTAGGCTATCTCGAAGGAAAGGCTGACGGTAAATTTGGCAATAAAACCGAAAAAGCTGTTAAGGACTTCCAGCGCAAAAACGGCCTGACCGAAGACGGCCTGGCCGGAAAGAAAACCCGGTCGGTACTGGATTTGGTGTATAAAAGAAAAAATTCCCCTAAGGAAATGACGGCTGCCCAGATCCAGGTATACGATGAGAGGGAGGGAATCGACTGGACTCCCAAGGAGAATAAAGCCCGGCAGATTCTGAATGCGGAAGGTCACAGCACTGACGGACTGAACTATATTGAACATTCCTTTGCTCCGAAGGGAGGCAGTGCGCTCCCGTTCGATTATTACTCGCTGAGTTTCTACAAATCCAAGGAAACCAGTGTATACGACTGTACGTATGCCGTTCATCTGGATCCTAATGGAAAGCTTGTCCTGATGGACACCGAGGATTTCGGCGGAAAGAAGCTGACGCATATAGACGATCCTGTTGCCGGGGATGTGAACAATGATCTCATGAACAAGGCGAAAGAAGAAATCAAGCGTTTCCTGAAACGGTACGGCTATTCATCTTTGGTTAAGAAGGTCAGCAAGCTGAAAGTGAGCCAGATCTCCGTTTCGAACGATAACGAGGATATTTATTACACATTCAGTGAGGCATTCATGATCCGCGTCCGGGTTGCACCAACCCTCCGGATCGATTACTTCTGTTATAATGGACAATAG
- a CDS encoding GNAT family N-acetyltransferase: MMNVEFIPAKASDAAAISTLRQRIWDTTYRGIYPDAVIDDFDYDWHQQRDLKKISNPSFTVYLIKYGDADIGYFIFQHAGSGIWLRSLYVLREYQHKGIGKQAFAILKDYCQEKGINRFACDCSPHNENAMQFYQRMGGVVTKTDTGHENKQEDGVIFEFNL, encoded by the coding sequence ATGATGAACGTAGAATTTATCCCGGCAAAAGCCAGTGATGCGGCAGCCATCAGTACGCTTCGGCAGAGGATTTGGGATACGACGTATCGGGGCATTTATCCGGATGCGGTCATTGATGATTTCGACTATGACTGGCATCAACAGCGCGATCTGAAAAAGATTTCAAATCCATCCTTCACGGTATATCTGATTAAATACGGTGACGCTGATATCGGATATTTCATTTTTCAGCATGCTGGCTCCGGGATATGGCTGCGTTCCCTGTATGTGCTGCGAGAGTATCAACACAAAGGGATTGGAAAACAGGCCTTCGCCATTTTGAAGGATTACTGTCAGGAAAAAGGGATCAACCGTTTTGCCTGCGACTGTAGTCCTCACAATGAGAATGCCATGCAGTTCTATCAGCGAATGGGCGGCGTGGTAACAAAAACCGACACCGGGCACGAAAACAAGCAGGAAGACGGTGTCATATTTGAGTTTAATTTATAG
- a CDS encoding radical SAM protein, which produces MNPYIKNLEKIEFVVTMACTGKCRHCSEGNHDGFTEHIDKTVAAEAVRKICSSYEISTVMTFGGEPLLYPDTVCAIHKTAASLGVAKRQVITNGFFSKNKDKIKTVALSLADSGVNALLLSVDAFHQETIPLDTVMFFAECAVDSGIPIKLQPAWLVSPGDQNPYNEKTKEIIRAFDPLHIPLN; this is translated from the coding sequence ATGAATCCATATATAAAGAACCTGGAAAAAATCGAATTTGTTGTGACAATGGCGTGCACAGGAAAATGCAGGCACTGCTCGGAAGGCAATCATGACGGCTTTACGGAACATATCGACAAAACGGTCGCTGCAGAAGCCGTACGAAAGATCTGTTCGTCTTACGAGATTTCGACGGTGATGACGTTTGGCGGAGAACCGTTGCTTTATCCCGATACAGTCTGCGCAATCCACAAAACCGCAGCAAGTCTGGGAGTCGCTAAAAGGCAGGTAATCACAAACGGTTTTTTCTCAAAGAATAAAGACAAGATCAAAACTGTCGCGTTGAGTTTGGCCGACAGCGGAGTCAATGCTCTGCTGTTGTCCGTTGACGCGTTTCATCAGGAAACCATTCCTCTCGATACGGTTATGTTTTTTGCCGAATGCGCCGTTGATTCCGGTATTCCGATCAAGCTCCAGCCCGCGTGGTTGGTAAGCCCCGGAGATCAAAATCCCTACAATGAAAAAACAAAGGAGATCATCCGGGCATTCGACCCTCTGCATATCCCGCTGAATTAG
- a CDS encoding AAA family ATPase: protein MGKVYLICGKICSGKSYYAKSLKEKYNAVILSTDEVTYDLINNEQGEFYNIFAQRVNNYLKKKAVEICKAGANVILDWGFWTKENRADISAYLKSYDISFEWHYIDIDDDTWNRNIEERNKRIEEGNGGSDFYMDEGLLNKLLSMFETPDKAEIDVWYELNR, encoded by the coding sequence ATGGGAAAAGTATATTTGATATGCGGAAAAATATGCAGTGGTAAATCATACTATGCAAAATCACTTAAAGAGAAATACAATGCGGTCATTCTATCTACAGATGAGGTTACTTATGATTTGATTAATAATGAGCAAGGAGAATTTTATAATATATTTGCTCAGCGTGTGAATAATTATCTGAAAAAGAAAGCTGTGGAAATTTGTAAAGCAGGTGCTAATGTAATATTGGATTGGGGATTCTGGACAAAAGAAAACAGGGCAGATATTTCAGCATACTTAAAATCATATGATATAAGCTTTGAATGGCATTATATTGATATCGATGATGATACCTGGAATCGAAATATAGAAGAGCGCAATAAAAGAATCGAAGAAGGAAATGGCGGTTCAGACTTTTATATGGATGAAGGTTTGCTGAATAAGCTGCTTTCAATGTTTGAAACACCTGATAAAGCCGAGATAGATGTATGGTATGAATTGAATCGCTGA